One part of the Coffea eugenioides isolate CCC68of chromosome 10, Ceug_1.0, whole genome shotgun sequence genome encodes these proteins:
- the LOC113750361 gene encoding ankyrin repeat-containing protein NPR4-like: protein MSDIKQSHVRAVRLVKFVCNELQKKEQEKEKEKEMDFVQDFFIPENSTAILHLAVENGVFELVEKCLKAFPDLIWYADKPRKSVPWNDATQHADTPTASSNPPEYPGTTSRHRKWHEGQDADTATATGTGRLLLHVAIEHRRVEIFNYLIAYIGKNTKAYADLKLEGNNNSLHLAAKLAPTLQLQSIPGPAFQMQQEFQWFRAVEELVYEELKTEKNLDDKTPRELFFNEHKDLLKDAKEWMKDTSNSCMVVGALVATVSFAAVITVPGGNDNATGVAILARNKLFMVFLVSNTISLANSAASLLMFLSVQTSRYTEEDFLESLPQTFVRGLFILFIAIVTMMISFGTAIGLSLQSSFKWAHIATFIVACFPAIILGMSHLPLLLQSAAGPAISRGQRDREH, encoded by the exons ATGTCTGACATAAAGCAAAGCCACGTGCGTGCAGTTAGACTTGTAAAGTTTGTATGTAATGAGTTACAAAAGAAAGagcaagagaaagagaaagagaaagaaatggacTTCGTTCAGGATTTCTTCATCCCTGAGAATAGCACTGCAATATTGCACTTAGCGGTGGAGAATGGAGTATTTGAACTTGTAGAAAAGTGTCTAAAAGCTTTTCCTGATCTAATTTGGTACGCAGACAAACCCCGCAAAAGTGTGCCGTGGAATGATGCCACTCAACATGCAGACACACCCACCGCAAGTTCGAATCCGCCTGAATATCCAGGCACAACCTCTAGACATCGGAAGTGGCATGAGGGTCAAGATGCCGACACAGCCACAGCCACCGGCACCGGACGTTTGTTGTTGCATGTAGCTATTGAGCATCGCCGAGTGGAGATATTTAATTACTTGATCGCTTACATTGGAAAGAATACTAAGGCGTATGCGGATTTAAAACTTGAAGGGAATAACAATTCTCTTCATTTGGCAGCAAAATTGGCTCCTACACTTCAACTCCAATCTATCCCAGGTCCTGCATTTCAGATGCAGCAAGAATTCCAATGGTTTAGG GCTGTGGAAGAATTAGTTTATGAAGAGTTAAAGACGGAAAAGAACTTAGACGACAAAACACCTCGAGAATTATTCTTCAATGAGCACAAAGATTTGCTAAAGGATGCGAAGGAATGGATGAAGGATACATCAAACTCGTGTATGGTGGTAGGTGCTCTGGTAGCAACAGTTTCATTTGCTGCTGTGATCACCGTACCCGGTGGCAATGATAATGCCACAGGCGTTGCAATTCTTGCAAGGAATAAATTGTTCATGGTATTTTTAGTATCAAACACAATATCCTTGGCAAACTCTGCAGCTTCTCTACTTATGTTCCTTTCGGTTCAAACGTCGCGATATACAGAAGAAGATTTTCTGGAGTCACTTCCCCAGACTTTTGTCAGAGGTCTATTTATCTTGTTTATCGCTATAGTCACGATGATGATATCTTTTGGCACAGCAATTGGACTTTCGCTTCAATCAAGCTTTAAGTGGGCTCACATTGCCACCTTTATCGTGGCCTGTTTCCCTGCCATCATCTTGGGCATGTCGCACCTTCCTTTGCTTCTCCAATCGGCCGCTGGACCAGCCATTTCTCGGGGACAAAGGGATCGCGAGCATTGA